The Cryptomeria japonica chromosome 6, Sugi_1.0, whole genome shotgun sequence genomic interval CATAGGTGTGTTTAGCATTTTAATCCACACCTTTTGGTGCAACACAAAAGGGAACAAATTTATACAAGTAAAACTTAACATAATATAAACAATGTGTACTAGCAATATACAAACTTTACAGTCTTTTTTGGTGTAATTTTGTGTTTGTGCTAATTAAACAAAAGATGTGTATCTTTTTGGGGTTTGCCTGATGTAGAACGCTGACACGCTCTTTCAACACAAAGcaaaggattttttattttttgactaaAAACAAACCCTACAACTACACTCATGCACTGTTCAATTAATTGTAGAGACTAAACACGACAAGTACACATAAGGATTAATTGATACCAAACATTACGGGATAAACAAGGTTGTTGCATTCAGAGCTACAAGAGACTGACTCTACAATTACTGCAATGCAAAGCTTTCAATAATTGTTAAGTAATATTTAACTCAAAAAGGTACATTAACATATGAACACTTCGATGGTAATTTATAAGCAAAGTACGCATACTAAATCCCCCTGAATGACTAAAACAATTTGGACTAACGACACTGAATACTTGATGAATACCAATTTCAGCATACTGCAAAATGAGAATTACCATTGATTGATACTGAGTGCAAAAAGGCACTTATTTATACAGTTTACAGTgttgcatgataataaatgaaatacATTAACTGCATTTATAATCTATCTACGACCTTGCATGATTTGCTAGATTTGTTACACATTATATAGTCCACTAATTCTAATTTGATATCATGTGACTATTAGTTCAACAAAAACTTAAAATATTGCAATTATCCCATGAAAGCTCTTGTATCATGCATGCTaagatagacttcaagctagaaatAGAGAACGCCAAAAATAGAAAAAAGCTATAAATACTAGGACACAACTAAAAATAGTTTATTATGGAATATGTTCTTTTTCTCAAAAATGATGATAACCTATTTTTTAGTGTGGACTAAAAATAGGCTTATGGAAGCCTGGCCCTAGAGTGACTCTAATTTGACAATGTTGTCCTATTAAAAATCTGttgtaatgtttctataatggtcatcttagttggtTTGGTAagtttctttttttgttgtttacaattgtttctttttagaaacatcgtcttgtaATCTTTTATAAATAGAGCCGTTTGTCTCTATTGTAGATATTGATTTATAATAACATGGAATCAGAGCAGGTCGAGGGGTTTTTTTAAGTTAAGGCCTCACCAAGCTAATACTCCAAGACTCATTGCTTGTTGGCTGGCCCCTCCTAGTGTTAGATTGAAATTAAACTATAATGGGGCCTCAATAGTAGATCCCAAGGCCGTGAGTTCAAGTGGCATTATTAGAAACAAGGTGAGAATCTCATCTAGGATTTATTTTGAAAGCCTACCTATTGGAACAAATAACGAAGTCAAATTTCAAGCCTTATTCGAAGGTCTCAATCTATCCAAACAAAAGAGGATTCATACCGTAGATATTGAAGGGTACTCGATACAATGTATAAACATGATAAGATGCAAGTCTACGGCGAATTTGAAATGGTTGAAGTGGCAAAACCTTATTCAACTGATCTTGGATTCGTTGAACGATTTCACAGTTATGCATATCTATCGTGAGGCAAAGAGAGCAGCTGATCATTTGGCAAATCTCGAAGTTGAGTAGAATGAAGACACCAAAGTGTCAAATTAATGCAGTATTTGGCAAGATCTGGACAGAATTCATTGGAGGAATAGTACTACGAATTAAGGTTGGAGGGTACTCGGAAGGTACTGCTTTGGATGTTTATCGTGATGCTGCAGATGGAGGCAGCATGTGATATTTCTCGATGGAAGAGATTTAGGCTTCTAAGCCCTTTTAAGTTTAAATCTCTTGGCTTGATCACTATGCAAACCAATGAAATCATGGAATTCTGTGTGCTTATAGTGGGTTTACGATACGACTACAGTATTCAGGCATTGCCCCTCCGTttctgttgtttgtaactaggtaaaTATGAGttcagattgccttaaggcaacatccgaactcATTTAGGACTTGGCCCTATCCTAAAGGGGTGACGTGCCCCCAAGATTGAGCCCAGCCCTATACTTCCACGCTTCCCTAAATACTCCACGCCACAATAATTAAATTGGTGCCAAAAGAAAGAGGCTGACTTGGATATTAATAAAGGCTAAGGACTCATATAAATAAAGTCATCTTGCAAATACAATTCAATCATTCATGCATTCAGCGAATTAGCTCTGCAAGTAAAAGGTGCGAATTTACAcaaggattgtgcgaacttgtctaggattgtgcgaacttgtctAGGAGGACATAGGCTGTTTTGATGCAGACTTGAAgagcttagaagtgcagatctgtcatacaaaagggatcagatctgaaagggaagctaagtattgtatttgtgctattaagggagaatatataatctgacctgtgggtccttaatgctgggtttttcctccttggaggttttcccagggtatttgtgtttgtctcttgtttacttccttcatttctgagtttactgatttatggtttactaaaatgttacaaatctgattaacaaactagggcataatgAAAAGACATAAATCTGATTACTAATCTAGGGTACTAAATTACAGTTTCCAGCATCTGTTCAACATTATGATCCCTCGGGCAAAAAGTGCCTTTGAGGTGGTAATTGGCACTCACATTGTGAATGGAGAACATGTTCATGACAATGTCCTTTCAGCAAAGTTTCTAATGACAAACATTGATGCGCTTAGCAGGAAAATGTCTGGAAAACTTGCAGTAGGTGGCTTTATTAAGGAACAGTGGCATCCACTGGTTTATGCAGACATCTCAAACTATGATAGAGGCACGACCATACATGACTTCGGTGGAGTATTCAATAGGGCAGAGGTTAACGGAAACGAAGCACTCTTGGACTGCCTATGGAAATTCAGAGAAGAACTCTTTAAATGTAACGTGGAGTTTAAAAATTTCCAATCCCAACACCCTGACCTGTTATCGGATTAGCTATAGAAGCGTCTCCGGGAACTAACTTAAAGCTTCCTTTGTGTCTTTCGTAACAATAATTAATTGGAAAATAGTATTGTTTGGTCATACAAGCCTTGTAAACTTGTTTGGGTGTATTAATGAAAAAGAAGCTACTCCCATGGTAGCATTTAGCAGATCAACAGAAAAAAAAAATGCTGACATATAGTAGTCATCTTTTCTCTGAAGAAAATAAAAAGCATGACATAAATCCAGGAAGAAGCCCTACTTTCAAATAGTTAAACGAAAAAAGCAGGCGAAATAAAACACTTACGGGCAGAATTATCGATCGGAAATTCCTTGAACGTGTCAAGAGTGAGTCCTCTAACGAATTCTCTCAGTTCATCAGTGACGCCGTATTTTGCAAGATCGTCCGGAGAAGGAGAGGGCGAGTTGCCAAAAGATTTCTTGGGGCTTGCCGGATTGATAATTTCTCCAGCGAAGGAAAGTGGCTTCAATTTGGAAGCCTCGGTCTTGATCTGATCAGCCTTTTTGGAGGCTTCAGTCTTGATCTGATCGGCTTTTTTCGTGGCCTCCACCGCAATTTCTTTGGACTTTTTGGCCGTTTCTGCGGCGATTTCTTGAGAGAATTTGGCAGCTTCTTTAGCGAGTTCTTGTGATTTTTTCGCTGCCTCCTGTGCGAAATCCCGAGCCTTCTGAAACCAGGAATCCATCTCGAGCGAAACTCTGCATCAATGTACTCACTGCTGTGTTGCCGTGCCACTGATTCTGAAAGATACTCTTCTATGGTTTCTCTGTTTTTTTATAAGGGGATATTTTCTACCTAGGATACACTCCACCTCACATACCTCGATTGTCCATCCACGTAACGAACCCCAATAGAGGTGGGATATTCGCCATCCTTAGGTGTGTTTGGGGaaagtttgttttttttatttgatttttaatttgcaGGTTTCATCCTTTATAAACTAGACTGATATGATATGGAAGAACACTTAACGGAAATTCAAACTAGCAATCATATCTTGGTGTACAATGAATATGTGGGAGAGATAGCAGAAATATGTGGAAGGTCAATTATGAAAAAAATCGTTTTATATATGTGTGTTACATGAAGTCAATCGATAGGTCGTTCAGCAATGATGGTGTTTGTGCAAAAATGGTCTTAATGGAGAAAAGATAGCTACAAATCAACTATTTGTCCACTTATAGAGATTCGAGTATGATAAATCAAAACCTCTAAATTAGAAAGATAGTCAATTTCCATTaccaatagggagagagagagagggggggggggaagagtgggagagagaggggtcgataaagagagagaagagaggaataCATAGAGATGGAAGACATAAAGAGATAGAATGAGAGGAAGGGGGAGATAGAAATATAAAAAtggagataggaagtgatatatggagagaTGGAGAGGTGAGAAATATAGggttagagagagatagagagataatgagAGGGAGAGATGTTTAGAGATAGAGGATAAGAGAGGAAGATATGGATAGAGATGAAAATAGAGGAGATTAATAGATAGGGAGAGGgacaaggagagggagagggagaaatagagagagaggtagatggTGAGATAAGGGATCGAGAAAtatagatataaggagatatagaggaagaaagggagagagatatataaagAAATAGACAAAGATAAGTGAATATAGACAAATAGacatgaagagagggagagatagagggagagacatatagagggatagagagagggaaGGGGCGATGGGGGGATAGGGAGGGAGCAACAGAGAGAGATGTGGAAAGATAGAGAGATGAGGGATATATGAGGAAGGGAAAGGGAGATAGATATTtagagggtgggagagagaggaggagggagagaacGAGATACATAGATAAAGGAGGGAGTGAAGaggaagaaagagggagagagatagggagagagataaaggggAGAGAAATTGCTCGATATATATAGAGTGAAAGATGGAGATAGGTAGATagggagagatatagggagagataTATGGAGATAGAGGTGCAAAAAAATATGgattgaaagagagagaagagtgagAGAAAGATAGGGAGGAgggaagggagagggggagagagagggggagaggggaagacAACTCAATAGATAGAGAGGTTTAGGGAGGAAAAAAAGGGcaaatagaggtagagagatatggatagagagAGAAGCAAGAGGACgagaaagagaaatagagagataaagatatagagtaTGAGAGATGGAGTGACTAAGAGATGGAGAGAAGTGGAGATAATTAGATATAGATAGAGAGTGGAAGAAAGAAATATAGAGATGGACATAAaggggcaagagtgagagaaaAAAGATGACAAAGTTAAGTAATAGAGAAAGAGGTACagagagagaaagggggagatggatagggagggagagacaaGGAGTGTGCATACATATAAGGGAGGGAGAGACAAGgagtgtgcatacatatatgtatgcacactccttgtctctccctccctatccatctccccctttctctctcttTACCTCTTTCTCTATTACTTAACTTTGTCATCTTTTTTCTCtcacatcacacacacacacacacatatataacacATGAAAGATAAATAGGTTGAGATAGATAAATTTGTAGAGATGGAAtgaaagaggaagagggagagtcaaaaatagagatagaaagagggagacaattaTAAAGGGGAAGATGGAGAGCTAAAAAGTTAAAGATATAGGAAATGATTTATAGAGGTTGAGAGAGGGATGCACTATaaggagagagaaatagagatggaaGGAGAGCTAGACTGAacaagagagggagatagagagataataagatataaagatagagagggagagggagatggaaaTATAGAGATAGAGGAGACATGGAGGAGAGACAAAGGaggtgacaaagacaagtaataaagggagagagagagggggggagatagGAAGATAAAGATAGAGACGAGGAGGGAGAAACAAGGTGTGTGtgtacatgagagagagagagagagatggagatggagataaagCTATTAGATTTGtacatattaatttaatttatactatagagatatattatatttatatttaataatctttattataGAATATAATATGTAATAATAAAGGTAAAGAGAAAAATCAAGGGGCTCGAGGGAAAATTGGAGGCTGGATCTATGTGTATGATAGGGTTCTATCTCTCGATATGTGCCTGCTATCACCCCTCTTATTGGATTTCAATCATTCCTTGGTAAATGGGCTTGGTTCTTTTAGTGATTTTGACATCAGTTTTGTGTTTTATGGTTGTTTTGGTTACTTcttgtcattttaaaaaaaaattgttgattacCCATGCAGTCCAGTTGCCCTAGATGATTGATTGCTTACACAAATGTGTTGACCATTCAAAGCGAGCTATATGGACATTAGGGTCAGGATGAGGGAAGGGGGGATGTTGGGCCTAAAAATACCTTGCAATTTGATCAAAATGAAAGCACTAAGGCCAGTAAAAATTTTAAAGAGGCCTTGCAAGAAGAAGGAATTAAGGATTTGCCAAAAGAAGTTGGCTTCAATATGGGAGTTAGAGGACATGGTCTAGGGGCCCTCATAGGTCAAGGAGAAGGAGATGATAGCATCCAAATTGAAAGAGGTAAGGATCCTCTCCTATTGAGGGTTTTGAGACTTAATCATAATGAGGATATGCTTCTCAtgctaaaaaaaaaagaattaaaaatataGTTGTTTTCTTTGCTTATTTGAATAACAATGCCTTACCGACCAAAAGTTTTTTGACAGCTTGTTAAAGATAGTTTGGGGGGAAAAACTTGgcattcatgttttattttgtagaatgatacaagtgtcttttttttttcaaaagtctTAATATGCAAGGTagggttttagaaaagaaatacAAGAATGTTGgtaattatttgtttaaaatcaCATCCTGGACACCCAATGTCACACAAAGTGAAATAATGTTCAGTTCAAAGCCAAGATGGATTAATATTAAAAATGTCTTGGTGCAAGTGTAGAAATTTCCTCCCCATTTGCTTAAACCAATTGGAGAAACCCTTCAGACTAAAGAAACCTATACTATTTTGCAACACCTAAATGTTGGAATTTCACTCTCTTTCAATAAGGGATCACAAATCCCAAATGTTATCAAATTCCTGATGGAAGACCAAGTTTTCAAATGTGACATTGAAGCACTTGGAGGATTAAAATCTTGTTTTCTTTGCAAAACAGACAGGCAACATAAGAGGGAATGCCCTGAGATTTTAAACTATAGGAGAAATGTTAACTTTAACCCTCCTAATGTAGTTTTTAACCAAATGGTCTCTCAAATTTTTTATGAGGGGCTCCCTAGTCAGCGTAATAATGGTAACCCTAACGTGAATCAAACAGTTCCTATCAAGGACTCATCCCAAGTGGACAACTCAAGCTTTAAGGCTAAAGAAGCTACCAAAAACTCATCcccaaaagatgaagagaaaacatTTGTAAATGGGGATATATTGAGAATACGAGGTATAGTAACAAATCCCAAACAAGTTATTAATAGGGAGATGATCCATTGCTCCTCATAAGAAAAATGCCCAGGAACTTGTATTGGACAAATTGAAAGAGGTAAATAAAGTTAGACAAAGAATTAAAAATGCTCTCATAGACCCTTCTTGTACTACAAAAATAATAGA includes:
- the LOC131076996 gene encoding uncharacterized protein LOC131076996 isoform X2, translating into MDSWFQKARDFAQEAAKKSQELAKEAAKFSQEIAAETAKKSKEIAVEATKKADQIKTEASKKADQIKTEASKLKPLSFAGEIINPASPKKSFGNSPSPSPDDLAKYGVTDELREFVRGLTLDTFKEFPIDNSALERNQSQEASPSSNVRQDLTAWQERHAVIVLSVVPEISQFRYVLCPRHMKEGKFWKIYFMLVKSHVAP